The following coding sequences lie in one Mesorhizobium sp. DCY119 genomic window:
- the rseP gene encoding RIP metalloprotease RseP: MSEILPAVFGVNSLLVGTIIPFLFVLTVVVFVHEMGHYLVGRWCGIGVQAFSIGFGPELFGFNDRHGTRWKLSAIPLGGYVKFVGDMNVTSAPDSTETANLTDAERKVAFHTQPIWKRALTVFAGPAFNFLLTIAVFTVMFSVYGRFVAEPMVAEVRPDSPAARAGILPGDRFVRVGGTRVETFADVQRLVSGRTGDAIEFVMLRDGKEVTVNATPEVMEQKDALGNNVKVGVIGVVNNEQVGQPRVISYSPPGALLEAVYETGNIIARTGQFFQRFVVGREDKCQLGGPVKIADMAGKAAKLGFEWLVQLVALLSVGIGFLNLLPIPPLDGGHLLFYGVEAVIRRPVSERVTEAFYRLGMLLVLGFMGFVFWNDLFGC; the protein is encoded by the coding sequence TTCGTTTTGACCGTTGTCGTGTTCGTCCACGAGATGGGGCACTATCTAGTCGGGCGCTGGTGCGGCATAGGGGTACAGGCCTTTTCCATCGGCTTCGGACCTGAGCTTTTTGGCTTCAATGATCGCCACGGCACGCGCTGGAAGTTATCGGCCATACCGCTCGGTGGATACGTCAAATTCGTTGGTGACATGAATGTCACCAGTGCGCCTGATTCTACCGAGACGGCCAACCTCACCGACGCTGAACGCAAGGTAGCCTTTCACACCCAGCCGATCTGGAAGCGGGCTCTCACCGTATTCGCCGGGCCGGCGTTCAATTTTCTGCTGACGATTGCCGTCTTTACCGTGATGTTTTCCGTCTATGGCCGCTTCGTCGCCGAGCCGATGGTCGCTGAAGTGCGCCCCGACAGTCCGGCTGCAAGAGCAGGCATCCTGCCGGGCGATCGGTTTGTCAGGGTTGGCGGCACGCGCGTGGAAACCTTCGCGGATGTCCAGCGCCTGGTTTCAGGGCGCACCGGCGACGCGATCGAGTTCGTGATGCTGCGTGATGGCAAGGAAGTCACCGTCAATGCCACGCCGGAAGTCATGGAACAGAAGGACGCGCTTGGAAACAACGTCAAGGTCGGCGTCATCGGTGTGGTCAACAACGAGCAGGTGGGTCAGCCGCGTGTCATCAGCTACAGCCCGCCCGGCGCCTTGCTTGAGGCGGTCTATGAGACCGGCAACATAATCGCGAGAACCGGCCAGTTCTTTCAGCGCTTCGTCGTGGGGCGTGAGGACAAGTGCCAGCTCGGCGGACCGGTGAAAATCGCCGACATGGCCGGCAAGGCGGCCAAGCTCGGTTTCGAATGGCTGGTGCAACTCGTGGCGCTTTTGTCGGTCGGAATCGGTTTTCTCAATCTTTTGCCGATTCCGCCACTGGACGGCGGGCATCTGCTTTTCTATGGAGTTGAGGCCGTCATCCGACGGCCGGTGTCGGAGCGGGTGACGGAAGCCTTCTATCGCCTCGGCATGCTGCTGGTTCTGGGCTTTATGGGGTTCGTGTTCTGGAACGATCTCTTTGGATGCTGA